Proteins from a genomic interval of Eisenibacter elegans DSM 3317:
- the amaB gene encoding L-piperidine-6-carboxylate dehydrogenase, producing the protein MQILQLQETLTTLGIKPRNPASSSGQEWGVLSDEHSAFTSYSPINGQALAEVQYATRAEYDALIEKAEAAFKVWRNVPAPKRGEIVRQIGERLRQYKEPLGRLVSIEMGKLYQEGLGEVQEMIDICDFAVGLSRQLYGMTTHSERPEHRMFEQYHPLGIVGIISAFNFPVAVWSWNAMIAAVCGDVCIWKPSEKTPLCAIACQRIIAEVLAENQLPEGIFCLLQGEAAAGTWMTEDERVPLISATGSTRMGKQVAQTVGARLGKTILELGGNNAIIITPEANLEMAIRATIFGAVGTCGQRCTTTRRLIVHEQVYEQVKNRLLQIYPTLSIGSPLAEGVLVGPLIDAAAVEQFQQALNKVQAEGGRLLCGGEALNHSPYEQGYYVSPALVEAKNEYEMVQTETFAPILYLISYQGAIEEAIAIQNSVRQGLSSAVFSNHLLETERFLSANGSDCGIANVNIGTSGAEIGGAFGGEKETGGGRESGSDAWKAYMRRQTNTINYGASLPLAQGIKFDI; encoded by the coding sequence ATGCAAATACTACAATTACAGGAAACCCTCACAACCTTAGGCATTAAGCCCCGCAATCCGGCCTCTAGCTCTGGCCAAGAATGGGGGGTGCTGAGCGACGAACACAGCGCCTTCACCAGCTACTCGCCTATCAATGGTCAAGCACTGGCCGAAGTACAATATGCCACCCGTGCAGAGTATGATGCCTTGATAGAAAAGGCAGAAGCGGCTTTCAAGGTATGGCGCAATGTTCCTGCCCCTAAGCGCGGGGAAATTGTACGGCAGATTGGTGAGCGCCTACGACAATACAAAGAACCATTGGGGCGCTTGGTCTCTATCGAGATGGGCAAGCTCTATCAAGAGGGTTTAGGAGAAGTACAGGAGATGATTGATATCTGTGATTTTGCCGTCGGACTCTCGCGCCAACTCTATGGGATGACTACCCACTCCGAGCGCCCCGAGCACCGGATGTTTGAGCAATACCACCCCCTAGGGATTGTGGGTATTATTTCGGCTTTCAACTTCCCAGTGGCCGTATGGTCTTGGAACGCGATGATAGCCGCCGTCTGTGGAGATGTATGTATATGGAAACCCTCCGAAAAAACCCCACTGTGTGCCATTGCCTGCCAGCGGATTATTGCCGAAGTTTTGGCCGAAAACCAGCTGCCTGAAGGCATTTTCTGCCTTTTGCAGGGAGAAGCGGCTGCCGGCACTTGGATGACCGAAGACGAACGTGTCCCCCTTATTTCGGCTACCGGCTCTACCCGAATGGGCAAGCAAGTAGCCCAAACAGTAGGCGCACGCCTAGGCAAAACTATCTTAGAGCTGGGTGGCAACAATGCCATCATCATCACGCCCGAAGCCAATCTCGAAATGGCCATTCGCGCAACTATTTTTGGCGCTGTAGGTACCTGCGGGCAACGCTGTACCACTACCCGCCGCCTTATTGTTCACGAGCAGGTCTACGAACAAGTCAAAAACCGCCTCCTACAAATATACCCAACACTCAGTATCGGCAGCCCCTTGGCCGAAGGTGTATTGGTAGGCCCACTGATTGATGCCGCTGCCGTAGAGCAATTCCAACAAGCCCTCAACAAGGTACAAGCCGAAGGAGGACGGCTATTGTGTGGCGGAGAAGCGCTCAACCACAGCCCTTACGAGCAAGGATACTATGTAAGCCCTGCCTTGGTCGAAGCCAAAAATGAATATGAAATGGTTCAAACCGAAACTTTTGCACCCATTTTGTACCTGATTTCGTATCAAGGTGCAATAGAGGAGGCTATTGCCATCCAAAACAGTGTACGCCAAGGGCTCTCCTCAGCTGTTTTCTCCAATCACTTACTCGAAACCGAACGCTTCTTGTCGGCCAATGGCTCTGATTGTGGAATTGCCAATGTCAATATCGGTACGTCGGGAGCCGAAATAGGTGGCGCTTTTGGTGGCGAAAAAGAAACCGGTGGAGGCCGCGAGTCTGGCTCCGATGCCTGGAAGGCATATATGCGCCGCCAAACCAATACCATCAATTATGGAGCAAGCTTGCCCTTGGCTCAAGGCATCAAATTTGATATCTAA
- a CDS encoding sulfate adenylyltransferase subunit 1 — protein sequence MDILRFFTAGSVDDGKSTLIGRLLYDSRAIPLDLLEAIERASKNKNDGEIDLALLTDGLRDERAQGITIDVAYKYFQTERRKFIIADTPGHVQYTRNMVTGASNCQLAVILVDAREGVTEQTKRHTYLCHLLGIKHMVIAINKMDLVDYAESRFEEIIADYEAFAAPLAIANLAFIPVSALKGDNIVHPSARMPWYKGLALLPFLEEVSIVEVLSTQPRFQVQYVIRPQTDALHDYRGYAGRINSGTYKAGQEVVILPSGLRTTLAAIEFDGQQLPEASAPMSVVLHLAEDVDVSRGDMIVPATEAPTLSRELRASLCWMENQPLNLSKKYLLQHNSRLIRCAVKEVSQKTDIHTLEAVLGDNTLLLNDIGQVVIRLAAPIAADTYSQNRENGAFILIDEQHNNTVAAGMITAVEI from the coding sequence ATGGATATACTCAGATTTTTTACAGCCGGCAGCGTAGATGACGGCAAAAGCACCCTTATCGGTCGATTGCTCTATGACAGCCGTGCTATTCCGCTAGACTTGCTCGAAGCCATTGAGCGAGCCAGCAAAAACAAGAACGACGGCGAGATAGACCTTGCCCTCTTGACGGATGGCTTGCGTGATGAGCGCGCTCAAGGCATTACTATTGATGTGGCCTACAAGTATTTCCAAACCGAGCGGCGCAAGTTCATTATTGCCGATACTCCCGGGCACGTACAGTATACCCGCAATATGGTTACGGGAGCCTCTAATTGCCAGCTGGCTGTCATCTTAGTGGATGCTCGCGAAGGAGTAACCGAGCAAACCAAGCGCCATACCTATCTCTGTCATCTGTTGGGGATTAAGCATATGGTCATTGCCATCAACAAAATGGACTTGGTAGACTATGCCGAGAGCCGTTTTGAGGAAATTATAGCCGACTACGAGGCTTTTGCTGCGCCGTTGGCCATCGCCAATCTGGCCTTTATACCCGTGTCGGCGCTCAAAGGCGACAACATCGTCCATCCGTCTGCTCGGATGCCTTGGTACAAGGGCTTGGCCTTATTGCCCTTCCTCGAAGAGGTGTCTATTGTAGAAGTGCTCTCTACTCAGCCCCGTTTTCAGGTGCAATATGTTATCCGTCCTCAAACCGATGCGCTACACGATTATCGTGGCTATGCCGGGCGCATCAATAGCGGTACTTACAAAGCAGGGCAGGAGGTAGTGATATTGCCCTCGGGCTTACGCACAACATTGGCCGCCATAGAATTTGACGGCCAACAACTGCCCGAAGCAAGCGCGCCTATGTCTGTGGTATTACACTTGGCCGAAGATGTCGATGTAAGCCGTGGCGATATGATTGTGCCTGCTACAGAGGCTCCCACACTCAGCCGTGAGTTGAGGGCCTCTCTCTGCTGGATGGAAAACCAGCCGCTCAATCTTTCCAAAAAATACTTACTCCAACACAACAGCCGCCTCATTCGATGTGCTGTGAAGGAAGTAAGCCAAAAAACGGATATACACACCCTAGAGGCTGTTTTGGGAGACAATACACTGTTACTCAATGATATTGGGCAGGTTGTTATCCGCTTGGCTGCGCCTATAGCTGCCGATACCTATAGCCAAAATCGCGAAAATGGTGCTTTTATCCTGATTGATGAGCAACACAATAATACTGTTGCCGCCGGAATGATTACGGCTGTCGAAATATAG
- a CDS encoding response regulator, translating into MAKYNIVMLIDDNEIDNLINQRIIESASICNHIFVHTGGKSAIEFLKNADKLVEVVGAENGLPEIIFLDIDMPLMDGFQFLDEFEKLPSRIQNFSKIVMLTSSINSKDIKRSKKYSYVKEFINKPLSKENLTGLSL; encoded by the coding sequence ATGGCAAAGTACAACATCGTAATGCTCATCGACGACAACGAAATTGACAACCTCATCAACCAACGCATCATCGAGTCTGCCAGTATCTGTAATCATATTTTTGTGCACACCGGCGGGAAGAGCGCCATAGAGTTTCTCAAAAACGCTGACAAACTCGTGGAAGTAGTGGGGGCTGAGAATGGTTTGCCAGAAATTATTTTCTTGGATATTGATATGCCGCTGATGGACGGGTTTCAGTTTTTGGATGAGTTCGAAAAGCTCCCCTCGCGCATTCAAAACTTTAGCAAAATTGTGATGCTGACATCTTCTATCAATTCGAAAGACATCAAACGCTCCAAGAAGTATTCGTATGTCAAAGAATTTATCAACAAGCCTTTAAGTAAAGAAAACCTCACAGGGCTGAGCCTTTAG
- the ychF gene encoding redox-regulated ATPase YchF, translating to MGLQCGIVGLPNVGKSTLFNALSSSAKAESANYPFCTIEPNVGKVTVPDERIDQLAELVQPERILPTVIEFVDIAGLVKGASQGEGLGNKFLGNIREVDAIIHVVRCFQDPNIVHVAGKVDPVADKEIIDTELQLKDLESIDKRIAKVERTAKAGDAAAKKEYELLSRFKSTLESGQNARLVSYSADEAAYIDSLQLLTIKPVIYVANVEESAIHNGNEYVEALRQAVADEGAEVIIVSAAIEAEIAELTEPEEKAVFLAEYGLKESGLSRLIKTSYRLLNLITYFTAGKKEVRAWTIRQGWKAPQAAGVIHSDFERGFIRAEVIKIPDYMQYRSEAACRDAGKIAVEGKEYIVEDGDVMHFRFNV from the coding sequence ATGGGGCTTCAATGCGGAATTGTAGGTCTGCCCAACGTGGGTAAGTCGACCTTGTTCAATGCTTTATCTTCTTCGGCCAAGGCCGAATCGGCCAACTATCCTTTCTGTACCATCGAGCCTAATGTAGGCAAAGTAACCGTGCCCGACGAGCGTATCGACCAACTGGCTGAGTTGGTACAGCCTGAGCGCATTCTGCCTACCGTCATTGAGTTTGTAGACATTGCCGGGTTGGTCAAAGGGGCAAGCCAGGGCGAGGGCTTGGGCAACAAGTTCTTGGGTAATATCCGCGAGGTAGATGCCATCATCCACGTGGTACGCTGCTTTCAGGACCCCAACATCGTTCACGTCGCCGGCAAGGTAGACCCTGTGGCCGACAAAGAAATCATCGATACAGAGCTACAGCTCAAAGACCTCGAAAGCATCGACAAGCGCATTGCGAAGGTAGAACGTACGGCCAAGGCGGGTGATGCTGCCGCCAAAAAAGAATATGAGTTGCTCTCAAGGTTTAAAAGTACTTTAGAATCGGGCCAAAACGCCCGACTAGTAAGCTACAGCGCCGATGAAGCTGCCTATATCGATAGCCTACAGCTATTGACGATTAAACCTGTCATTTATGTGGCCAATGTAGAAGAAAGCGCTATCCACAACGGCAACGAATACGTAGAGGCGCTCCGCCAAGCTGTAGCCGATGAGGGGGCAGAGGTAATCATTGTTTCGGCAGCTATAGAAGCTGAAATAGCCGAGCTGACTGAGCCCGAAGAGAAGGCGGTGTTCTTGGCTGAATATGGCCTGAAAGAGTCGGGGCTAAGCCGCCTCATCAAAACCTCATACCGCTTGTTGAATTTGATTACATACTTCACCGCCGGCAAGAAGGAAGTACGTGCTTGGACTATCCGCCAAGGCTGGAAGGCTCCCCAAGCCGCAGGGGTGATTCACTCAGATTTTGAGCGGGGATTCATCCGCGCCGAAGTTATCAAAATACCTGACTATATGCAGTACAGAAGCGAAGCTGCCTGCCGCGATGCTGGAAAAATTGCTGTAGAAGGAAAAGAATATATTGTAGAAGATGGGGATGTGATGCACTTCCGCTTCAATGTATAG